From the Perca flavescens isolate YP-PL-M2 chromosome 21, PFLA_1.0, whole genome shotgun sequence genome, one window contains:
- the g6pc3 gene encoding glucose-6-phosphatase 3 encodes MEAVYTQGIWMAESLQQRTISQEKMWLVITHIGDPKAAFLLVFPFTYFISKRAGVAVLWVAAISEWLNLVFKWMLFGERPFWWIGESGLFVNKQPNVHQFSSTCETGPGSPSGHAMVTAAVWWVVVSSLGSSLYLRTHSVVLSAAPYLLYVVMLVAVGISRIFILAHFPHQVIAGSITGFILGIVLSRRVPEGRPLLFFFSFSIGLLLGTLMLHAGLQQLGIDLSWSITLAKKWCSRAEWIRLDTVPFSSLTRDCGALLGLGLAQYWKPGGYSLPWAPRALSLAISSMGLYHVNRLPLPVRPQGLFYGLFFIKFIIVPQIVMVLVPGLVYLFTHKKKKD; translated from the exons ATGGAGGCCGTTTACACCCAAGGCATCTGGATGGCTGAAAGTCTCCAGCAGAGGACGATAAGTCAAGAAAAAATGTGGCTAGTTATCACTCACATTGGAGACCCCAAAGCAGCTTTCCTGCTCGTCTTTCCTTTCACGTATTTCATCAGCAAACGAGCTGGAGTGGCGGTGCTTTGGGTAGCAGCTATATCGGAGTGGTTAAACTTGGTGTTTAAATG GATGCTGTTTGGAGAAAGGCCTTTCTGGTGGATAGGTGAATCAGGTCTGTTCGTCAACAAGCAACCCAACGTGCACCAGTTTTCCTCCACCTGTGAAACCGGCCCAG GGAGTCCATCGGGACATGCGATGGTGACGGCAGCAGTCTGGTGGGTCGTGGTGTCCTCATTGGGGTCATCTCTGTACTTACGCACTCACAG TGTGGTGTTATCAGCTGCTCCCTACCTGCTCTATGTGGTGATGCTGGTGGCAGTTGGGATCTCCAGGATCTTTATCCTCGCCCACTTCCCTCACCAGGTCATCGCTGGCTCCATTACAG GTTTCATTCTGGGGATTGTTCTGAGCCGCAGAGTACCAGAAGGACGCCCCCTGCTGTTCTTCTTTAGCTTCAGCATCGGTCTGCTGCTCGGTACTCTGATGCTGCATGCTGGACTGCAGCAGCTGGGAATCGACCTGTCCTG GTCTATTACGTTGGCTAAGAAATGGTGCAGCCGTGCAGAGTGGATTCGTTTGGATACAGTCCCATTCTCATCTCTGACTCGAGACTGCGGGGCCCTTCTGGGTTTGGGGCTGGCCCAGTACTGGAAGCCTGGCGGATATTCTCTGCCTTGGGCTCCACGGGCTTTGTCTCTGGCCATTTCGTCCATGGGACTGTACCACGTCAACCGTCTGCCGCTCCCGGTCCGACCACAAGGACTCTTCTATGGCCTGTTCTTTATCAAATTTATCATAGTACCTCAGATTGTCATGGTGCTTGTGCCTGGACTGGTTTACCtgttcacacacaaaaagaagaaGGACTAG